One Lentibacillus cibarius DNA window includes the following coding sequences:
- a CDS encoding PrkA family serine protein kinase — MDILNKVKQHREEEQQLKWEGTFAEYLEIVKEHPEVAQTAHSRVYNMIKNSGLTERDGRKMYNFFGEEIFGLEDTIERLVEEYFHPAAKRLDVRKRILLLMGPVSGGKSTIVTMLKRGLEQYSRTDEGAVYAIKGCPMHEDPLHLIPQHLREDFYNEYGIRIEGHLSPLNAMRLEKEYGGCIEDVKVERIFLSEDNRVGIGTFTPSDPKSQDIADLTGSIDFSTIAEYGSESDPRAYRFDGELNKANRGMMEFQEMLKCDEKFLWHLLSLTQEGNFKAGRFALISADELIVAHTNEAEYRSFIANQKNEALQSRIIVMPIPYNLKVSEEERIYEKMIRESDMAHVHIAPHALRVAAIFSILTRLEESKKQSVDLVKKMRLYDGDNVEGYSQVDVDELKKEYPDEGMNGIDPRYVINRISSAIIRKDVPSINALDVLRSLKEGLEQHPSITDEDKEKYLNYISVARREYDDIAKKEVQKAFVYSYEESARTLLDNYLDNVEAYCNKTKLPDPLTGEEMSPDEKLMRSIEEQIGISENAKKAFREEILIRISAYARKGKRFEYGSHERLREAIQKKLFADLKDVVKITTTSQTPDESQLKKINEVIARLIDEYGYNSVSANDLLRYVGSLLNR; from the coding sequence ATGGATATTCTTAATAAGGTGAAGCAACATCGTGAAGAGGAACAACAGTTAAAGTGGGAAGGTACGTTTGCAGAATATCTGGAAATCGTGAAAGAGCATCCGGAAGTTGCCCAGACAGCCCATTCACGTGTTTACAATATGATTAAAAATTCGGGATTAACGGAACGGGATGGCCGGAAAATGTACAATTTTTTTGGGGAGGAGATTTTTGGATTAGAGGACACGATTGAACGACTTGTGGAAGAATATTTTCATCCCGCAGCTAAACGGCTTGATGTACGCAAACGAATATTACTTTTGATGGGTCCGGTCAGCGGCGGTAAGTCAACCATTGTGACCATGCTAAAGCGCGGGCTTGAACAATATTCACGGACAGATGAAGGGGCGGTGTATGCTATCAAGGGCTGCCCGATGCATGAGGATCCGCTTCATCTCATTCCGCAGCATCTGCGTGAGGACTTTTATAACGAATATGGCATCCGCATTGAGGGACATCTTTCACCGCTGAATGCGATGCGGCTTGAGAAAGAATATGGTGGGTGTATTGAGGATGTAAAGGTGGAACGTATTTTTCTTTCGGAGGATAACCGGGTTGGCATCGGTACATTCACCCCATCTGACCCGAAGTCACAGGATATTGCCGATTTGACAGGCAGCATTGACTTTTCGACGATTGCGGAATACGGGTCTGAATCTGATCCGCGTGCCTACCGTTTTGACGGTGAACTAAACAAAGCCAACCGTGGAATGATGGAATTTCAAGAAATGCTGAAGTGTGATGAGAAATTTCTGTGGCATTTGCTGTCACTGACCCAGGAAGGTAATTTCAAAGCAGGTCGATTTGCATTAATCAGTGCTGATGAGTTGATTGTGGCACATACAAACGAGGCCGAGTACCGCTCATTTATTGCTAACCAAAAAAATGAAGCACTGCAGTCACGGATTATCGTTATGCCAATTCCATATAACTTGAAAGTGAGCGAGGAAGAACGAATTTATGAAAAAATGATTCGTGAAAGTGATATGGCACATGTTCATATTGCCCCACACGCACTTCGGGTAGCGGCGATTTTCTCCATTTTGACAAGGCTGGAGGAATCGAAAAAACAAAGCGTCGACCTCGTTAAAAAAATGCGCCTATATGACGGTGACAATGTCGAAGGGTATAGCCAGGTCGATGTCGATGAACTGAAAAAGGAATATCCGGATGAAGGAATGAACGGCATTGATCCACGTTATGTCATCAATCGAATTTCTTCTGCCATTATCCGTAAAGATGTTCCGTCCATCAATGCGCTTGATGTGCTGCGTTCTTTAAAGGAAGGACTGGAACAGCATCCGTCGATAACTGACGAGGATAAAGAGAAATATTTAAACTATATCTCGGTTGCACGTCGGGAATATGACGACATTGCTAAAAAAGAAGTACAGAAGGCATTTGTCTATTCGTATGAGGAATCAGCGAGAACCTTGCTTGATAACTATCTCGACAACGTGGAAGCTTACTGTAACAAGACTAAGCTACCTGATCCACTAACCGGTGAAGAGATGAGTCCGGATGAAAAACTGATGCGCTCGATTGAAGAACAGATTGGTATTTCAGAAAACGCGAAAAAAGCCTTCAGAGAGGAAATCTTGATCCGCATCTCTGCCTATGCGCGCAAAGGAAAGCGCTTTGAGTATGGCTCCCATGAACGATTGCGGGAAGCTATCCAGAAAAAATTGTTTGCCGATCTCAAAGATGTCGTCAAAATTACGACTACATCGCAGACACCGGATGAATCACAGCTGAAAAAGATTAATGAAGTAATCGCACGTCTGATTGATGAATATGGCTATAATTCTGTCTCAGCCAATGACTTATTGCGATATGTCGGTAGCCTGCTCAATCGGTGA
- the yhbH gene encoding sporulation protein YhbH: MDEDKRSYTVSREDWSLHRKGYQDQERHMDKVKDAIRNNLPDLISEENIIMSNGRDVVKVPIRSLDEYKIRYNHDKSKRVGQGDGDSQVGDVIARDPNGKSQGKAGSGQGKQAGDQPGSDYYEAEVSLAELEEALFKELELPNLQQKEEADITTEAIEFNDVRKKGLMGNVDKKRTILSALKRNSMKGKTQITPIYNDDLRFKTWNDVTKPESKAVILAMMDTSASMGSFEKYLARSFFFWMLRFLRTNYEHVDIAFIAHHTEAKVVSEEAFFSKGESGGTICSSAYEKALELISDEYSPNRYNIYPFHFSDGENITSDNPKCIKLVNEIMDVSNMFGYAEVNMYNRQSTLMRAYQEFQNQKFRHHILKGKQDVYHALKTFFQKEIATV; this comes from the coding sequence GTGGACGAAGACAAAAGGAGTTACACCGTTTCTCGGGAAGATTGGTCCCTCCATCGCAAAGGCTATCAAGATCAGGAACGTCATATGGATAAAGTCAAAGATGCCATCCGCAATAATCTGCCTGACTTAATCAGTGAAGAAAATATTATTATGTCTAATGGCCGTGATGTCGTTAAAGTACCCATCCGATCACTTGATGAATATAAAATCCGCTATAATCATGATAAGTCCAAGCGAGTTGGCCAAGGTGATGGTGACAGTCAGGTAGGCGACGTCATTGCTCGCGATCCAAATGGCAAAAGCCAGGGAAAAGCTGGGTCGGGTCAAGGAAAGCAAGCTGGTGACCAGCCTGGTAGTGACTATTATGAGGCTGAAGTGTCCTTGGCAGAACTGGAAGAAGCACTTTTCAAGGAGCTTGAACTGCCAAATCTGCAGCAAAAGGAAGAAGCGGATATAACGACTGAAGCTATTGAGTTCAATGATGTTCGCAAAAAAGGACTGATGGGAAATGTTGATAAAAAACGCACCATTTTATCAGCGTTGAAACGTAATTCCATGAAAGGAAAAACACAAATTACCCCTATTTATAATGATGACCTCCGTTTTAAAACATGGAATGATGTGACAAAGCCCGAGTCAAAAGCAGTTATTCTGGCGATGATGGATACAAGTGCATCAATGGGTAGTTTTGAGAAATATTTAGCTAGAAGTTTCTTTTTTTGGATGCTGAGATTTTTACGAACTAACTATGAACATGTTGATATTGCTTTTATTGCTCATCATACGGAAGCAAAAGTTGTCTCAGAAGAAGCATTTTTTTCTAAAGGAGAAAGTGGTGGAACTATTTGCTCATCCGCCTATGAGAAAGCGTTAGAGTTGATTTCAGATGAATATAGTCCCAACCGCTATAACATTTATCCATTTCACTTTTCTGATGGTGAAAACATCACATCCGACAATCCTAAGTGCATTAAACTTGTGAATGAGATAATGGACGTAAGCAACATGTTCGGTTATGCTGAGGTGAATATGTACAATCGCCAGTCCACACTGATGCGTGCATATCAGGAATTCCAGAATCAGAAATTCCGCCATCATATTTTGAAAGGAAAACAGGACGTGTATCATGCTTTAAAAACATTTTTCCAAAAGGAAATAGCCACCGTTTGA
- the gdhA gene encoding NADP-specific glutamate dehydrogenase, whose amino-acid sequence METKENVLQAGTTQARDYVTNVYEAVKRRNPNEEEYLQAVKEIFESLVPVFTAYPAYMKYGILERLTEPERFITFRVPWVDDSGNVQVNRGFRVQFNSALGPYKGGLRFHPSVNGSIIKFLGFEQIFKNSLTGQSIGGGKGGADFDPKGKSDVEIMRFCQSFMTELYRHIGPDTDVPAGDIGVGAREIGYLFGQYKRIRGTVESGVLTGKGLRYGGSLTRKEATGFGTIYFVQEMLKDKALDFSGRTIIVSGSGNVSIYAMEKAMELGAKVVACSDSNGFIYDEKGINVETVKQLKEAGNERIYAYLDQHPHAQYVDDCSSIWSIPCDIALPCATQNEIDEATAKTLVANGVKAVGEGANMPSTLEAINVFLDNDVLFAPAKAANAGGVAVSALEMAQNSGKLSWTFEEVDAKLQEIMKSIYQNSKQAAKDYGHPGNLVDGANIAGFIKVADAMVEQGII is encoded by the coding sequence ATGGAGACAAAAGAAAATGTGTTACAAGCGGGGACAACGCAAGCACGGGATTATGTGACCAATGTTTATGAGGCCGTCAAGCGACGCAATCCCAATGAAGAGGAGTATTTGCAGGCTGTGAAAGAAATCTTTGAATCGCTGGTTCCTGTATTTACTGCTTATCCGGCCTATATGAAATACGGCATACTAGAGCGACTTACGGAGCCGGAGCGGTTTATTACGTTTAGAGTGCCATGGGTGGATGACAGTGGCAATGTCCAAGTCAACCGTGGCTTCCGAGTACAATTTAACAGTGCACTTGGACCGTACAAAGGCGGCCTGCGTTTCCACCCATCCGTAAATGGCAGCATCATTAAATTTTTAGGGTTTGAGCAGATCTTCAAAAATTCATTGACAGGCCAGTCAATCGGTGGCGGAAAGGGCGGTGCTGACTTTGATCCAAAGGGAAAGTCCGACGTGGAAATTATGCGCTTCTGTCAAAGTTTCATGACCGAGCTATACCGCCATATCGGACCGGATACGGATGTGCCTGCTGGAGATATCGGTGTTGGTGCTAGAGAGATTGGATACTTATTCGGTCAGTACAAACGCATTCGTGGGACCGTTGAATCCGGTGTTTTAACAGGTAAGGGACTCAGGTATGGTGGCAGTCTGACCCGGAAAGAGGCGACAGGGTTTGGCACGATTTATTTTGTGCAAGAAATGCTTAAGGATAAAGCACTCGACTTTTCAGGCCGTACGATTATTGTCTCCGGCTCCGGAAATGTGTCTATTTACGCTATGGAGAAAGCGATGGAGCTTGGCGCAAAGGTTGTCGCATGCAGTGATTCAAACGGATTCATCTATGATGAGAAGGGTATTAACGTTGAAACCGTTAAGCAATTGAAAGAAGCTGGAAACGAACGAATTTATGCTTATTTGGATCAGCACCCACATGCTCAATATGTTGATGACTGCAGCAGCATCTGGTCCATCCCATGTGATATTGCTCTGCCATGTGCAACCCAAAATGAAATAGACGAAGCAACTGCAAAAACACTCGTCGCCAATGGGGTTAAAGCAGTCGGTGAAGGTGCCAACATGCCATCTACATTAGAGGCAATTAATGTATTCCTCGATAACGACGTCCTCTTCGCGCCGGCAAAAGCTGCCAATGCTGGTGGTGTTGCTGTTTCGGCGTTGGAAATGGCGCAAAATAGCGGAAAACTGTCATGGACATTTGAGGAAGTGGATGCCAAACTACAAGAAATCATGAAATCCATTTACCAAAACAGCAAGCAAGCCGCAAAAGATTACGGCCATCCAGGTAATCTGGTCGATGGCGCTAACATAGCCGGTTTTATCAAAGTTGCTGATGCGATGGTGGAACAAGGGATTATTTAA
- a CDS encoding MFS transporter, with protein sequence MEKGFRKILIASVVGSAVEWFDYFLYGTVAALIFNQLFFVTEDPAFGTLYAFATFSLAFFIRPLGGIIFSHIGDKIGRKRTLVLTLSLMGLSTFLMGVLPTYEMIGIWAPVLLILLRLVQGLGLGGEWGGALLLAVEYAPKEKRGLFGSVPQMGVTIGMLMGTIALSAMTLLSDDAFVVWGWRIPFLLSSLLVIFGLWIRKGIEETPSFQKTRQKGNIPKLPIAQTLKYHWREVLIATGAKVVETAPFYIFGTFIVSYGTQNLSFTETSTLNAVTVGTIVTTILMPVMGSLSDKIGRKKLYVSGTILMILYAFPYFWLIHQESVVLLFIATIIGLGIIWAPITSVLGTMFSEIFSANVRYTGISLGYQIGAAAAGGTAPLVATALLIQFNNSYIPVAVYIIFTAVVSLVAIWTVKDKRHQELDQDETAATLETK encoded by the coding sequence ATGGAAAAAGGGTTCCGAAAAATATTAATCGCAAGTGTTGTCGGAAGTGCGGTTGAATGGTTCGATTATTTCCTATATGGCACTGTAGCGGCGCTTATTTTTAATCAATTGTTTTTTGTTACGGAAGACCCTGCTTTTGGAACGTTGTATGCATTTGCGACATTTTCACTAGCATTCTTTATCAGGCCGCTGGGCGGTATTATTTTTAGTCATATTGGGGATAAAATTGGCAGGAAACGTACACTTGTCCTAACGTTGAGCCTGATGGGACTGTCAACATTTTTAATGGGTGTTTTGCCGACGTATGAAATGATTGGTATTTGGGCGCCGGTACTACTAATTCTCTTACGGCTTGTTCAAGGTTTAGGACTCGGCGGTGAATGGGGGGGTGCCCTATTACTGGCAGTCGAGTATGCTCCCAAGGAAAAGCGAGGGTTGTTCGGAAGCGTTCCGCAGATGGGTGTCACAATTGGCATGTTAATGGGAACCATCGCTCTTTCAGCGATGACGCTCCTGTCAGATGATGCGTTTGTGGTATGGGGTTGGCGTATTCCATTTCTATTAAGTTCATTATTGGTGATTTTTGGGTTATGGATTCGTAAGGGTATTGAAGAAACCCCGTCTTTTCAGAAGACGCGGCAGAAGGGTAATATTCCAAAGCTTCCTATTGCCCAAACATTAAAATACCATTGGCGCGAAGTATTGATAGCAACAGGTGCAAAAGTTGTTGAGACAGCACCATTCTACATATTTGGTACATTTATCGTTTCGTATGGAACGCAAAATTTATCCTTTACTGAAACATCAACGCTTAATGCGGTGACTGTGGGGACGATTGTGACAACGATTCTGATGCCGGTGATGGGAAGTTTGTCTGACAAAATTGGACGGAAAAAGCTGTATGTCAGCGGCACGATCTTAATGATTTTGTATGCCTTTCCGTATTTCTGGCTTATTCATCAGGAGTCGGTCGTGCTTCTGTTCATTGCAACGATTATAGGCTTGGGTATCATTTGGGCGCCGATTACCTCCGTTCTGGGTACGATGTTTTCGGAGATTTTCAGTGCAAATGTGCGCTACACGGGCATTTCACTAGGCTATCAAATCGGTGCTGCTGCAGCAGGAGGAACAGCGCCCTTAGTAGCAACGGCTTTATTGATTCAATTTAATAATTCGTATATTCCTGTTGCTGTTTATATTATTTTCACAGCGGTTGTTTCCCTTGTCGCTATTTGGACGGTTAAAGATAAACGTCATCAGGAATTGGATCAGGATGAAACAGCAGCAACGTTGGAGACAAAATAA
- a CDS encoding acetolactate synthase large subunit, giving the protein MKVAELFVKCLEQEGVQYVFGVPGEENIDLMDAFKDSAIDFIVTRHETSAAFMAGTYGRLTGKPGVCLATLGPGATNLMTGVANANMDHAPLVAITGQAGLDRQHKISHQYYDLINMYEPVTKWNAQIKSASITPEVVRKAFQVAGQEKWGATHIDLPEDIASMEVDGEPLQPADRPHTEAREEIITQAADMIKEAKHPLILAGNGIARQQATEEMRALTEKSQISVVHSFMGKGAVPWTDDLSLLTAGIGGKDYITCGFDTSDLIITVGFDMAEYPPKNWNPEGSTQIIHVDTDEAETDEHYPVALSVLGDLKANLKQLTKAVETREPDKSWATNVRQQVIDEYQSFQADDRFPMKPQKIIADLRAVLGKNDIAISDVGAHKMWMARMYHCYEPNTCLISNGLASMGVAVPSAIAAKMANPDRNVVAVCGDGSFQMTGAELETAKRLELPIIVLMWRDNGYGLIEWHQMKKFDRASYIKFGNPDFKQLATSYGFEAMSIETAEDLKPALEKATTMNKPVFIDCPVDYKENMKLTEKLGDIIC; this is encoded by the coding sequence ATGAAAGTTGCCGAATTGTTCGTTAAGTGTCTGGAACAAGAAGGTGTCCAATATGTTTTTGGCGTTCCAGGCGAAGAAAATATCGATCTGATGGATGCATTTAAAGATTCAGCGATTGACTTTATTGTGACCCGCCATGAAACAAGTGCCGCATTTATGGCTGGTACATATGGCAGATTGACTGGCAAGCCAGGTGTCTGTCTCGCCACACTGGGACCGGGTGCTACCAATCTGATGACAGGTGTAGCTAACGCCAATATGGATCACGCACCACTCGTTGCTATTACCGGGCAAGCAGGATTAGACCGGCAGCACAAAATATCGCATCAATATTATGACTTGATCAACATGTATGAACCCGTTACCAAATGGAACGCTCAGATCAAATCGGCTTCGATCACCCCGGAAGTGGTCCGCAAAGCGTTCCAGGTTGCCGGACAGGAGAAATGGGGAGCAACCCATATCGATTTACCAGAGGACATTGCTAGCATGGAAGTTGACGGTGAACCGCTTCAACCGGCTGACAGGCCACACACAGAAGCAAGGGAAGAGATTATTACCCAAGCTGCCGATATGATCAAAGAAGCCAAGCATCCGCTCATCCTTGCCGGTAATGGCATTGCCAGACAACAGGCAACAGAAGAGATGCGTGCACTTACCGAAAAAAGCCAAATATCTGTTGTCCACTCCTTTATGGGTAAAGGTGCAGTGCCATGGACAGACGATCTCAGTCTCCTAACGGCTGGAATAGGTGGGAAAGACTACATTACATGCGGTTTTGACACCTCTGATTTAATTATAACCGTCGGATTTGATATGGCTGAATACCCGCCAAAAAACTGGAATCCTGAAGGCTCAACGCAAATTATTCATGTTGACACCGACGAGGCAGAAACAGATGAACATTATCCGGTCGCTTTAAGCGTACTCGGTGACTTGAAAGCCAACCTGAAACAGTTAACCAAAGCAGTTGAAACACGGGAACCGGACAAAAGTTGGGCAACCAATGTCCGCCAGCAAGTCATCGATGAGTACCAATCGTTTCAAGCAGATGACCGTTTTCCAATGAAGCCGCAAAAAATTATAGCTGATTTGCGCGCTGTTCTCGGTAAAAATGACATTGCCATATCGGATGTCGGTGCTCATAAAATGTGGATGGCTCGTATGTACCATTGTTATGAACCAAATACGTGTCTTATTTCTAACGGGCTTGCTTCTATGGGGGTTGCTGTTCCTAGTGCGATTGCAGCTAAAATGGCCAACCCTGACCGCAATGTTGTTGCCGTCTGTGGTGATGGATCTTTTCAGATGACCGGTGCTGAACTGGAAACAGCGAAACGGTTGGAGCTGCCAATTATCGTGCTAATGTGGCGGGATAACGGCTATGGCTTAATTGAATGGCACCAGATGAAAAAATTTGACCGCGCATCCTACATCAAGTTCGGCAATCCAGATTTCAAGCAGCTGGCCACATCTTACGGTTTTGAAGCCATGAGTATTGAGACAGCTGAGGATCTGAAGCCGGCCTTGGAAAAAGCTACTACCATGAACAAACCAGTCTTTATCGATTGTCCAGTCGACTACAAGGAAAACATGAAACTGACCGAAAAACTCGGCGATATCATTTGCTAG
- a CDS encoding ornithine cyclodeaminase family protein, translating to MLILSEKEIMENYSMKDGIADLKKGLGAKRDGYVRSPERTVMNYPAVNGSGLYMPSADLEQEIASVKVVSIFPENPKEGKPTTQGVLVLSDAHTGEHVCVMNASYLTRLRTGALSAVATESFSRTDARVLGVIGTGAMAFEQVLGVLEARDIHTIILFNRTVNKAQQFRDKLIEFGVTCTIDVVDHVDSVLESSDIINCATRSNKPVFDGTLLKQGTHINGVGSFLPTMREVDLQTIQKANKIIVDDLHGVKEEAGELIHAAEESNWSFSDVYAELYEVDGDTLKRENEKEITFFKSVGSAYFDHAVATGVYRKAKELDLGQHASI from the coding sequence ATGCTTATTTTATCGGAGAAAGAGATTATGGAAAATTATTCGATGAAGGATGGTATTGCCGATTTGAAAAAAGGACTTGGAGCGAAACGGGACGGCTATGTCCGCAGTCCGGAGCGTACGGTCATGAATTATCCGGCTGTTAATGGATCAGGTCTGTATATGCCAAGTGCTGATTTGGAACAAGAGATTGCTTCGGTTAAAGTAGTGAGCATATTTCCAGAAAATCCGAAAGAAGGGAAGCCAACAACACAAGGAGTGCTGGTGCTGAGTGATGCGCATACGGGAGAGCACGTATGCGTGATGAACGCCTCCTACCTAACGCGGCTTCGAACCGGTGCATTAAGCGCAGTGGCTACAGAAAGCTTTTCCAGAACGGATGCAAGGGTGCTCGGTGTTATTGGCACAGGAGCTATGGCATTTGAGCAGGTGCTTGGTGTTTTGGAAGCAAGGGACATTCATACGATTATTCTATTCAACCGAACTGTGAACAAGGCGCAACAGTTCAGGGATAAGTTAATCGAGTTCGGTGTCACCTGTACCATTGATGTCGTCGATCATGTGGACAGTGTGCTGGAGTCATCGGATATTATCAATTGTGCAACGAGATCGAACAAACCCGTGTTTGACGGTACTTTATTGAAACAGGGGACACATATTAATGGTGTCGGGTCCTTTTTGCCAACGATGCGGGAAGTTGATTTACAGACAATCCAAAAAGCAAACAAGATTATTGTGGACGATTTACATGGTGTGAAAGAAGAGGCCGGTGAACTGATTCATGCAGCGGAAGAAAGTAATTGGAGTTTTTCCGACGTTTATGCAGAATTGTATGAAGTAGACGGTGATACGCTGAAACGGGAAAATGAAAAGGAGATTACTTTCTTTAAATCAGTCGGAAGTGCCTATTTTGATCATGCAGTTGCCACCGGTGTTTATAGAAAAGCCAAAGAACTTGATCTCGGTCAACACGCATCCATATAA